The DNA region CAACTGCTTTTTAGGGGCAGAAGTTTTGGCGGCGCGAAGCGCCGCATAAGGGGGGATGGGATTTCCGCGCGCTTCGCGCGCGTGAAGGAGGTTCAGAAAATTCTGATCCGAAAATTTTGGAGGGAGGATCAAAAGGCAGCTCTGCAAGTTTATGTGTGTTTACCCCACCCGCCCGTGCGCACACACCAATCATCGCCGTTTTTGCGGAGACATTATAAAACGGCGATGATTGCTCCCATGGAAAGTGCTATACTTTAAGTGCAATCAATCCGACAGGTCGTCTTTCCTAATGGCCGTCCCAGACAGTTCAAGGCGACTTGGATTGATTGCACCGGGGCGGCCATTTAAGTTTATGAAATATTTTCTATACGCTAGAAAATCTACTGATGTCGAGGACAAGCAAGTGCTTTCTATTGAAGCACAGCTTTCAGAGTTGAGAATTATTGCCAGAAATCAGGAGTTGGAAATTTTAGAAGAGTTTATTGAAAAACGAAGTGCAAAATCTCCAGGCCGCCCCACGTTCGGCGACATGATGGCGCGGATTCAAAAGGGCGAAGCGAATGGCATTATTTGTTGGAAGGTAGACCGCCTCGCGAGAAATCCCGTGGATGGCGGACAAGTGCAGTGGCTTTTGCAGCAAGGTGTCATTCGCCACATTCAAACACACGACCGCTCGCACTATCCGAACGACAATGTGTTGATGATGTCCGTCGAGCTCGGGATGGCGAACGAGTACATACGCCAACTCTCCGCAAACACAGCACGGGGATTGCGGCAAAAAGCGAGGCAAGGAATTTATCCCGGACTCGCCCCTATCGGTTACATAAATGATCCGCGCACCAAAACCATCCGCGTTCACAAGAAAAATGCCGCGCTGGTGCGCGAAATGTTTGAAAAGTACGCAAGCGGAAGCGCAACGCTCGACGGCCTCGCGACTTTTCTTGAAAACGCAGGCGTAATATCAAAAGGAAATCGTCGCGTCCATATCTCGCGCATCTCGTTCATTTTGCAAAATCCATTTTATTACGGACACTTCCGCTACGCGGGCGAAGTGTACGAGGGAAATCACATGTCTCTCATTTCAAAAGCACTGTACGACAAGGCGAACGCAGTGCTTCGCGGACGTGGCCGGACACTCGCCGTCAAAACCGATCCTGCGCCATACTGCGGACTCCTGCGTTGCGGCTTCTGCGGCATGGCAATCACGGCCGAGATGAAAGAGAAGCATCAGAAGAACGGGAATGTTCATCGCTACACATATTACCGATGTACACGCAAGAACAAGGCCGTGAGATGCAAAGAAGCGCCGATGCGAAGCGAGCTTTTGGACTCGCAACTTTCGGCGCTTCTTTCCGAATACACCATGTCGCAGGAGTGGGTATCTCCACTTTCGGAGATGCTGAATACAGAAGCCGCTAACGCTTCCAAAACGGCGGCGGAGGCCGTTCAAGAACTGCGAGACAAGTGCGAAAACATTTCTCGGCAAATAACGCGCTTGACGGACTTGTATGTTGCCGAGGACATCGAGCGCGAAGATTACTTGTCTCGCAGGCGTTCTCTTATGTCGGAACGCCGGACGATAGAAGAAAATATCGTCCGTCTTGAACGAGCCCCCGCTTTATGGGTTGAACCTGTCCGAAATTGGATAACGGACGCTTCAACACTGGACAAAATCGCGCAAGCGGAAGACCTCCTTTTGAAAAAATCATCCCTCCAAAAAATTTTCGGATTGAACCTCTCAATTCACGCGCGCGAAGCGCGCGGAAATCCCATCCCCCCTTATGCGGCGCTTCGCGCCGCCAAAACTTCTGCCCCTAAAAAGCAGTTGAGTTTGATTCTTGAGCCAACGGTCGGAATTGAACCGACGACCTCGCCCTTCGCTTTTACCCCTGTTTCCTAGAAGCTTATCAGGGGGCTAGACTGTATCTTAGACTTATTCGTAATTGTGAACTTAGTCTCCCTTGTCAGTCGTTCGGGCCTCCCAATTAAATTAACTGAGATGCCACGGTCTTAACCAAGCTCTGGTCTTTAACCGTTATTCAGGATTCTCTAAAAGATTTCTCTTTTAGAGGGCAGAAATGCTTTCTACCATGGGCGTGCTCTACCAACTGAGCTACGTTGGCGCATTAAATTAATGCGTGGCTAAATCCTATTATATAAAATCACTTTTTTCAACACTTTTTCATGTTAAAATCAAAACTACGATCAGGAAATTGAGGCGCTCCTGCTTATGCTCCCATGCCTCCCGCCAAAGAAGGCTTCGGCCTGAAAGATGGAAACAGGGTAAAGCGGATTAGATACCCGCTGTGGGTGGGTTGAATTCCCACCGTTAACACTTTGTACCCCTGTATCTCCCGCCCGAAAGGGAAACCGGCGGCCCCGTTTAGCGGGGAGCCCTCACGCACGAAAAAGTGCGAGAGGGTTTTTTATTTAGCCCCGCCCGCCTTTGGCGGGCGGGGCAACCTTTTTAAATTTGTTATACTTTTCTCATGGATAAAGAAGCGATTGAACAAAAACTCAAAGAACTTGAAAAAGAGATGGCCGACCCATCTTTTTGGCAGAATAAAGCCCGCGCTAAGCAAATTGTTGAAGAATATAATGACCTAAAACTTGAAAAGGAGGGCTTGGGCAAATACGACAAGGGCGACGCCATTATGACTATTTTTTCTGGTGCTGGCGGTGATGACGCCGAGGATTTCTCCAGAATTCTTTTGGAAATGTATATGAAATTTTTCCAAAAACAGGGTTGGGACATAACCATTCTTCATCAAAACGAAAATGATCACGGCGGTTACCGCAATATCACTCTTGAAATTAGTGGCCCATCTTCCGCCAAAGATTCGGCGGGCAAGAAAGGTCCTTACGGAACTCTGAAAAACGAATCAGGCGTCCACCGCTTGGTCCGAATCTCGCCGTTCAATGCCAAAAAAATGCGCCACACCTCTTTTTCTCTGGTTGAAGTTATTCCAAAATTCCAGAAAATTACTGATTTTGAAATTCCAGAAAATGAGTTGAGGTTTGAATTTTCTCGTTCCAGCGGCCCGGGTGGGCAAAACGTCAACAAGCGCGAGACTGCCGTGAGGATTGTTCATATTCCGACAAATATTTCCGCTCACGCTGATGGCGAGCGCTCTCAAGCCCAAAACAAAGAGAAAGCCATGCAGATTCTGAAAGGTAAGTTGTTTAAAGCCCTTGAGGAAGAGCGAATAAAAAAAGTTGAAGGTATGTATGTTTCAAAGACCACAGAAATTGAATGGGGTAATCAAATTCGCTCTTACGTTTTTCACCCTTACAAAATGGTAAAAGACCATAGAACTGTCGTTGAAACAAGTGATGTGGAAAGCGTATTAAATGGTAATATAGAGATGTTTGTAGATTTCAAAAATCACAAAACATAGCGAATCGTTTTGTTCAATACAATCAGCCATGATTTATTTTGATAAAGTTTCAAAAATCTATTCTGACAATTCAATTGGACTTGAAGAGATAACCTTGTCTTTTGAGCCCAGCGAATTTGTCTCCATAGTCGGTCATTCTGGCGCTGGAAAAACAACACTTTTAAAAATGCTTTTGGCGGAAGAACGGCCAACTCAAGGCAAAGTTTTTCTTGAGTCAGTAGATATTCACTCCTTGCGCCGACAAGATATGATTTATTATCGCCGGAGAATTGGTGTGGTCTTTCAAGACTTCCGTCTTTTGCCTCACAAAACTGTTTTTGAGAATGTGGCTTTTGCTATGGAAGCCGCCGGTCGGAGCGATGAAGAAATTGAAAGCGATGTCCCACATGTTTTGGAATTGGTGGATCTTGGCAAAAAGTTCTGGAATTTTCCAAATGAGCTTTCCGGCGGTGAAAAACAAAGAGTAGCGATTGCAAGGGCGATAGTTAATCAACCGGACATTGTAATTGCTGACGAGCCGACTGGTAACTTGGACCCTTTGAATACTTACGAGATTATCCAGATTTTACAGAAGATAAACGATTTGGGGACAATGGTTGTTTTGACAACACACAATAAAGGGGTGATTGATTCTCTTGGTAGGCGGGTTATTACCATGGAAAAAGGTAAGGTCATAAGAGATAGCAAAGAAGGGAGATATGTTCTGTGATAAAATCTCATAAGAGACTTTATTAAATTTATTATAATGTTTTGGGTAAACACAAAAAGAATAATCAGATCGGGTTTTTTTAATTTTTTTCGCAATGGTTTTGTTTCGCTTTCTTCTGTCTTGGTGATGCTTGTTA from Candidatus Paceibacterota bacterium includes:
- a CDS encoding recombinase family protein is translated as MKYFLYARKSTDVEDKQVLSIEAQLSELRIIARNQELEILEEFIEKRSAKSPGRPTFGDMMARIQKGEANGIICWKVDRLARNPVDGGQVQWLLQQGVIRHIQTHDRSHYPNDNVLMMSVELGMANEYIRQLSANTARGLRQKARQGIYPGLAPIGYINDPRTKTIRVHKKNAALVREMFEKYASGSATLDGLATFLENAGVISKGNRRVHISRISFILQNPFYYGHFRYAGEVYEGNHMSLISKALYDKANAVLRGRGRTLAVKTDPAPYCGLLRCGFCGMAITAEMKEKHQKNGNVHRYTYYRCTRKNKAVRCKEAPMRSELLDSQLSALLSEYTMSQEWVSPLSEMLNTEAANASKTAAEAVQELRDKCENISRQITRLTDLYVAEDIEREDYLSRRRSLMSERRTIEENIVRLERAPALWVEPVRNWITDASTLDKIAQAEDLLLKKSSLQKIFGLNLSIHAREARGNPIPPYAALRAAKTSAPKKQLSLILEPTVGIEPTTSPFAFTPVS
- a CDS encoding PCRF domain-containing protein, whose protein sequence is MDKEAIEQKLKELEKEMADPSFWQNKARAKQIVEEYNDLKLEKEGLGKYDKGDAIMTIFSGAGGDDAEDFSRILLEMYMKFFQKQGWDITILHQNENDHGGYRNITLEISGPSSAKDSAGKKGPYGTLKNESGVHRLVRISPFNAKKMRHTSFSLVEVIPKFQKITDFEIPENELRFEFSRSSGPGGQNVNKRETAVRIVHIPTNISAHADGERSQAQNKEKAMQILKGKLFKALEEERIKKVEGMYVSKTTEIEWGNQIRSYVFHPYKMVKDHRTVVETSDVESVLNGNIEMFVDFKNHKT
- the ftsE gene encoding cell division ATP-binding protein FtsE — encoded protein: MIYFDKVSKIYSDNSIGLEEITLSFEPSEFVSIVGHSGAGKTTLLKMLLAEERPTQGKVFLESVDIHSLRRQDMIYYRRRIGVVFQDFRLLPHKTVFENVAFAMEAAGRSDEEIESDVPHVLELVDLGKKFWNFPNELSGGEKQRVAIARAIVNQPDIVIADEPTGNLDPLNTYEIIQILQKINDLGTMVVLTTHNKGVIDSLGRRVITMEKGKVIRDSKEGRYVL